In bacterium, a single genomic region encodes these proteins:
- the fabZ gene encoding 3-hydroxyacyl-ACP dehydratase FabZ, with protein sequence MFRIQEIMELLPHRYPFLLIDRIVEWNPGKRIVAIKNVTINEPFFQGHFPGHPIMPGVLIVEALAQTGGILALKALGGGKRIAYFTGIDNCKFRRPVVPGDQLRLEITVIAHKGPVWKMHGEALVDGAIAAKGDVTATIPDGIEAVVEGER encoded by the coding sequence GTGTTCCGCATCCAGGAAATCATGGAACTGCTGCCGCACCGTTACCCGTTCCTGCTCATAGACCGGATCGTGGAGTGGAACCCGGGGAAACGGATCGTCGCCATCAAGAACGTGACGATCAACGAGCCGTTCTTCCAGGGGCACTTTCCCGGGCACCCGATCATGCCGGGCGTGCTGATCGTGGAGGCCCTTGCGCAGACGGGGGGGATCCTGGCGCTCAAGGCGCTGGGGGGCGGGAAACGGATCGCCTACTTCACCGGGATCGACAACTGCAAGTTCCGCCGCCCGGTCGTCCCCGGAGACCAGCTTCGCCTGGAGATCACCGTGATCGCCCACAAGGGGCCGGTGTGGAAGATGCACGGGGAAGCGTTGGTCGACGGGGCCATCGCGGCGAAGGGGGATGTCACGGCGACGATCCCGGACGGCATCGAGGCGGTCGTGGAGGGGGAAAGGTGA
- the msbA gene encoding lipid A export permease/ATP-binding protein MsbA, whose translation MGVSLYRRMLGYTRPYVPRLLLAMVVMICVSALSGSTAFLVKPILDDIFIRKDATQLTYIPLLVLAIYIVRGGFEFTQSYLMAGVGQRVVRDIREHLYRHMQSLSLSFYLKHPTGVLMSRVLNDVSLMQSAITDAATGLIKDIFTAAFLVFVVFYRDWQLALIALVAFPLAFWPIARFGRKLRRTSVKAQEITGGISSHLQETFSGAKLVKSFGAETYETERFSTRNNELFRLSMKVVKVQAMTSPLSEMFAGVGAAAVIYYGGYSVVNGHSTPGNFFSFLTALFMLYEPVKRLSRINNVVQQGLAAGGRVFEVIDTLPEVRETEGAGTLAPIRKEISFDRVDFRYAQDGDTVLKEIDFRVPAGTMVAIVGSSGAGKTTLVDLIPRFYDPQAGAIRIDGIDIRSVTIASLREQIGIVSQHTVLFNDTVRNNISYGMPGAPMEKVVEAARRANAHAFIERMPGGYGTVVGEQGLRLSGGERQRLAIARALLKDAPLLILDEATSALDTESEHVVQEALDTLMHGRTTFVIAHRLSTVRNADVIFVVEDGRIVERGRHEDLLSRESRYRSFYLKQFEERKTEPPDAETGRG comes from the coding sequence ATGGGCGTGAGCCTGTACCGGCGGATGCTCGGGTACACCCGGCCGTACGTCCCGAGGCTCCTCCTCGCGATGGTCGTGATGATCTGCGTGTCGGCCCTCAGCGGATCGACCGCCTTCCTCGTGAAGCCGATCCTCGACGACATCTTCATCCGGAAGGACGCCACCCAGCTGACGTACATCCCGCTCCTGGTGCTGGCGATCTACATCGTCCGCGGCGGGTTCGAGTTCACCCAGAGCTACCTGATGGCCGGCGTCGGGCAGCGGGTGGTGCGGGACATCCGGGAGCACCTGTACCGCCACATGCAGTCGCTGTCGCTCTCGTTTTACCTGAAGCATCCCACCGGCGTGTTGATGTCCCGCGTCCTGAACGACGTCAGCCTGATGCAGAGCGCGATCACGGACGCCGCCACCGGGCTCATCAAGGACATCTTCACCGCGGCGTTTCTCGTGTTCGTCGTCTTCTATCGCGACTGGCAGCTCGCTCTCATCGCCCTGGTCGCGTTCCCGCTCGCCTTCTGGCCGATCGCGCGGTTCGGACGGAAGCTGCGGCGCACGAGCGTCAAGGCGCAGGAGATCACCGGGGGGATCTCCTCCCACCTGCAGGAGACGTTCAGCGGGGCGAAGCTGGTGAAGTCGTTCGGCGCCGAAACGTACGAGACGGAGCGATTCTCCACGCGGAACAACGAGCTGTTCCGCCTGAGCATGAAGGTCGTGAAGGTTCAGGCGATGACTTCACCGCTTTCCGAGATGTTCGCGGGCGTCGGAGCGGCGGCCGTCATCTACTACGGCGGCTACAGCGTCGTGAACGGCCACAGCACGCCGGGAAACTTCTTCTCCTTTCTCACGGCCCTGTTCATGCTCTACGAGCCCGTGAAACGGCTCTCCCGGATCAACAATGTCGTCCAGCAGGGACTCGCCGCCGGGGGCCGCGTCTTCGAGGTGATCGATACGCTGCCCGAGGTTCGCGAGACGGAGGGCGCGGGAACGCTTGCCCCGATCCGGAAGGAGATCTCCTTCGACCGCGTCGATTTCCGGTACGCCCAGGACGGGGATACGGTCCTGAAGGAGATCGACTTCCGCGTCCCGGCGGGGACGATGGTCGCCATCGTCGGATCCAGCGGGGCCGGGAAGACCACGCTGGTCGACCTGATCCCGCGGTTCTACGATCCGCAGGCGGGCGCGATCCGGATCGACGGGATCGACATCCGGAGCGTCACGATCGCTTCCCTTCGCGAGCAGATCGGCATCGTCAGCCAGCACACGGTGCTCTTCAACGACACGGTCCGGAACAACATCTCCTACGGGATGCCCGGTGCCCCGATGGAGAAGGTCGTCGAGGCGGCGCGCCGCGCAAACGCGCACGCGTTCATCGAGCGGATGCCCGGAGGGTACGGGACGGTCGTGGGGGAGCAGGGGTTGCGGCTGTCCGGGGGGGAGCGCCAGCGGCTCGCCATCGCCCGGGCTCTCCTGAAGGACGCCCCGCTGCTCATCCTCGACGAGGCTACTTCCGCGCTGGACACCGAATCGGAGCACGTCGTGCAGGAGGCTCTGGACACCCTCATGCACGGGCGCACGACGTTCGTCATCGCCCACCGGCTCTCCACGGTCCGCAACGCGGACGTGATCTTCGTCGTCGAGGACGGGCGCATCGTGGAGCGGGGGCGGCACGAGGACCTTCTCTCCCGGGAGTCGCGGTACCGGTCCTTCTACCTGAAGCAGTTCGAGGAGCGGAAGACCGAACCCCCGGATGCCGAAACAGGCAGGGGTTAA
- the lpxA gene encoding acyl-ACP--UDP-N-acetylglucosamine O-acyltransferase, producing MNIHPTAIIDPGAELGNDVTVGPYAVIGPKVTIGDGTTVGSHAVIESHVRMGKGNRIHSFASVGAIPQDLKFRGEESWVEMGDGNIIREFATVNRGTSGGGGITRVGNNTLVMAYCHIAHDCVVGSRVIMANAATLAGHITIEDGAIIGGMTGVHQFVRIGEHCIIGGMSAVSQDVPPYVTAVVSRPQRGYALFGLNLIGLRRNRFSPETIAALKEAFKIIFRAEVPLKEALARAESELPPLPEVKHLIAFVRESKRGVLR from the coding sequence GTGAACATCCATCCGACCGCCATCATCGACCCCGGGGCGGAGCTCGGAAACGACGTCACCGTGGGGCCGTACGCCGTGATCGGGCCCAAGGTGACGATCGGGGACGGGACCACCGTCGGATCGCACGCCGTCATCGAGTCCCACGTTCGCATGGGGAAGGGGAACCGGATCCATTCGTTCGCCTCCGTCGGGGCGATCCCGCAGGACCTGAAGTTCCGCGGCGAGGAGTCGTGGGTGGAGATGGGGGACGGGAACATCATCCGCGAGTTCGCAACCGTGAACCGCGGGACGTCCGGCGGCGGAGGGATCACGCGCGTAGGGAACAACACCCTGGTGATGGCGTACTGCCACATCGCCCACGACTGCGTCGTGGGGAGCCGCGTCATCATGGCGAACGCGGCCACGCTCGCCGGCCACATCACGATCGAGGACGGCGCGATCATCGGCGGGATGACCGGGGTGCACCAGTTCGTCCGGATCGGCGAGCATTGCATCATCGGCGGGATGTCGGCCGTTTCACAGGATGTGCCGCCGTACGTCACGGCCGTCGTATCGCGCCCGCAGCGGGGATATGCGCTGTTCGGGCTGAACCTCATCGGGTTGCGACGGAACCGGTTTTCCCCGGAGACCATTGCGGCGCTGAAGGAGGCGTTCAAGATCATCTTCCGCGCGGAGGTTCCCCTGAAGGAGGCGCTGGCGCGCGCCGAGTCGGAGCTGCCGCCGCTGCCCGAGGTCAAGCACCTGATCGCGTTCGTCCGCGAGAGCAAGCGCGGAGTCCTGAGGTAG
- a CDS encoding OmpH family outer membrane protein translates to MRKTAIILAAAVIAAVFAGTSLAEGLRIAVIDVNKILNESEAGKAAKKKMEARYEELKKTIDAKQEEARKIKEEIDKQKVMVGKEKLKEREDALQAKVNELRQLTQEGEREMQTRQSEFTRDVLKSVEAKVDIVVKADKLDLVLEKSAGVVHFSESMDITQKVLALVNGDGKAAPEKSAAPEKK, encoded by the coding sequence ATGCGGAAAACGGCAATTATCCTGGCAGCGGCAGTCATCGCGGCGGTATTCGCGGGGACCTCCCTCGCGGAAGGACTGCGGATTGCGGTCATCGACGTCAACAAGATCCTCAACGAATCCGAGGCGGGCAAGGCGGCCAAGAAGAAGATGGAAGCCCGGTACGAGGAACTGAAAAAAACGATCGACGCGAAGCAGGAAGAGGCCCGCAAGATCAAGGAAGAGATCGACAAGCAGAAGGTGATGGTGGGCAAGGAGAAGCTCAAGGAGAGGGAGGACGCCCTCCAGGCGAAGGTCAACGAACTGCGGCAGCTGACCCAGGAGGGTGAGCGGGAGATGCAGACCCGCCAGAGCGAGTTCACCAGGGATGTGCTCAAGTCGGTCGAGGCGAAGGTCGACATCGTCGTGAAGGCCGACAAGCTCGATCTCGTCCTCGAGAAATCGGCGGGAGTGGTCCATTTCAGCGAATCGATGGACATCACGCAGAAGGTGCTGGCCCTGGTGAACGGGGACGGCAAGGCGGCGCCGGAGAAAAGCGCGGCGCCGGAGAAAAAGTGA
- the lpxB gene encoding lipid-A-disaccharide synthase — MPKTLFLVCGEPSGEAYAARVARVFRGRFPGVPMEGIGSAVLAAEGVKLLRDYGDISVIGITEALRRLPSIRAALSAATERVSRPDIGAVLLVDFPDFNFRVGRSAALRGIPVVYYVPPQVWAWRPGRAKTLARFTKGAVVLFPFEVEFLRASGVDAVFAGHPILDEIAPFLDAPADPERFGIPPGKRGVGLLPGSRPGEVAVHLPILLAAARLLLQRFPELHFALPVARPSLREAIAREVAGSGVPVTLVDEARQLLFRGLEVAMAVSGTVTLELALLGTPAVIVYRASWLSYQVGRRLARVDCVGLPNIASGEKFLRELIQNDCTPSRIADAVGEILADPALRARLRAKGLSLRSLLRGPGPAEAVVSMLGKEAAGAWA, encoded by the coding sequence ATGCCGAAGACCTTGTTCCTCGTCTGCGGGGAGCCCTCCGGGGAAGCGTACGCCGCGCGGGTGGCGCGCGTGTTCCGGGGCAGGTTCCCGGGCGTTCCGATGGAGGGGATCGGAAGCGCGGTCCTCGCCGCGGAGGGGGTGAAGCTCCTGCGGGACTACGGCGACATCTCCGTCATCGGCATCACGGAAGCGCTGCGGCGCCTTCCGTCGATCCGGGCGGCCCTTTCCGCGGCCACGGAGCGCGTGAGCCGTCCCGACATCGGCGCGGTGCTTCTCGTCGACTTCCCCGACTTCAACTTCCGGGTGGGGAGGTCCGCCGCCCTCCGCGGGATCCCCGTGGTCTACTACGTCCCTCCGCAGGTGTGGGCCTGGCGACCCGGCCGGGCGAAGACCCTCGCCCGGTTCACGAAGGGCGCGGTCGTCCTCTTCCCCTTCGAGGTGGAGTTCCTTCGCGCGAGCGGCGTCGACGCCGTCTTCGCCGGGCACCCGATCCTCGACGAGATCGCCCCGTTCCTCGACGCGCCTGCCGACCCGGAACGGTTCGGGATCCCCCCGGGGAAGCGCGGGGTCGGGTTGCTCCCGGGAAGCCGGCCGGGAGAAGTGGCCGTGCACCTCCCGATCCTTCTCGCCGCCGCGCGCCTTCTCCTTCAACGGTTTCCCGAACTCCACTTCGCCCTGCCCGTGGCCCGGCCGTCGCTCCGGGAGGCGATCGCGCGCGAGGTCGCCGGGTCGGGGGTTCCGGTCACGCTGGTGGACGAGGCGCGGCAACTCCTCTTCCGGGGGCTGGAAGTCGCAATGGCGGTTTCGGGGACCGTCACGCTCGAGCTCGCCCTGCTTGGCACGCCGGCGGTCATAGTCTACCGGGCCTCCTGGTTGAGCTACCAGGTCGGCCGACGCCTGGCGAGGGTCGACTGCGTCGGCCTTCCGAATATCGCATCGGGAGAGAAGTTCCTTCGGGAATTGATCCAGAACGACTGCACCCCGTCCCGGATCGCCGACGCGGTCGGGGAGATCCTGGCCGATCCGGCGCTTCGGGCGCGACTGCGCGCGAAGGGGCTCTCGCTGCGTTCGCTTCTCCGCGGCCCGGGCCCCGCGGAGGCGGTAGTTTCGATGCTGGGAAAGGAGGCGGCGGGAGCATGGGCGTGA
- the lpxD gene encoding UDP-3-O-(3-hydroxymyristoyl)glucosamine N-acyltransferase yields MTVGSKMLLSVLAGKIGARLQGPDAEVSGIAPVDEAGPGQVTFLSNPKYARQAVGTKASAIIAKQPIPGAGCAFLLTPDPYLAYACAVGEFHPPVRLAAGVSAQASVHPTAVLGKEVHVGPFAVVAEGAVVGDRVTLYPGSYVGKGAVVGEDTVLHPQVTLYEGVRVGKRVLLHAGCVIGSDGFGFAPTPQGFRKIPQVGTVEIGDDVEIGANCTVDRAALGVTRIGPGTKLDNLVQVAHNVEIGRDTVIAAQVGIAGSSRVGNGVMLGGQSGLAGHITVGDGVMLGGRSGVAASISSSESRAWSGVPAVPHKTWLKMVTLLPRLPELFRRVKRLEGEKSAEGEE; encoded by the coding sequence GTGACGGTGGGAAGCAAGATGCTCCTGTCGGTTCTGGCGGGGAAGATCGGGGCTCGTCTCCAGGGGCCGGACGCGGAGGTGAGCGGGATCGCCCCGGTGGACGAGGCCGGGCCGGGGCAGGTCACCTTCCTGTCGAACCCGAAGTACGCGCGTCAGGCCGTCGGGACGAAGGCGTCCGCGATCATCGCCAAGCAGCCGATCCCCGGCGCCGGGTGCGCGTTCCTGCTGACGCCGGATCCGTACCTCGCCTACGCATGCGCCGTCGGGGAGTTCCACCCCCCGGTGCGGCTTGCCGCGGGCGTTTCCGCGCAGGCCAGCGTCCATCCGACCGCCGTGCTGGGGAAGGAGGTCCACGTCGGCCCCTTCGCCGTCGTGGCCGAGGGAGCGGTCGTCGGGGACCGGGTCACGCTGTACCCCGGGTCGTATGTCGGGAAGGGGGCCGTTGTCGGCGAGGACACGGTCCTTCATCCGCAGGTGACCCTCTACGAAGGGGTGCGGGTCGGGAAACGGGTCCTCCTGCACGCCGGCTGCGTGATCGGGAGCGACGGTTTCGGGTTCGCGCCGACGCCGCAGGGATTTCGGAAGATCCCGCAGGTGGGAACCGTCGAGATCGGGGACGACGTCGAGATCGGCGCGAACTGCACGGTCGACCGCGCCGCGCTCGGAGTCACCCGCATCGGTCCCGGGACCAAGCTGGACAACCTGGTCCAGGTGGCGCACAACGTCGAGATCGGGCGGGACACGGTGATCGCGGCCCAGGTGGGGATCGCCGGGAGCAGCCGCGTCGGAAACGGCGTGATGCTCGGAGGGCAGTCGGGATTGGCGGGGCACATCACCGTGGGAGACGGCGTGATGCTGGGAGGCAGGTCGGGGGTGGCCGCTTCGATTTCCTCGAGCGAGTCCCGGGCATGGTCGGGGGTCCCCGCGGTGCCGCACAAGACGTGGCTGAAAATGGTGACGCTCCTGCCGAGGCTGCCGGAGCTCTTCCGGCGCGTGAAGCGGCTGGAGGGAGAGAAATCCGCCGAAGGGGAGGAGTGA